The following DNA comes from Malania oleifera isolate guangnan ecotype guangnan chromosome 12, ASM2987363v1, whole genome shotgun sequence.
caagagaaaagagaaaaataataatactaatttgaAGAGCGCTACAATCAAAGTGGCATTTATAGATCTTGAAAATACAGAAGTGAGTGTTCTTAATTTTGTGTCAAGAGAATCAACAAGAGCAGAAGACGGGTTTACTCATATAGAAATTATTAGCTGATAAGCACACAAAATGTATAAAAGATTAGCTGataaaatattatacaaataatcTAGCATCATTTGGGAGTTAAAAGTACCATTCTGAGAAAAGTCCAAATTGACCTTGCTTGCCCCCATTGAATAGCCAGATGAAGATGAATAATCTGAAGGAGTTCTGGTGCTGGTGTCAGAATTCTCAACCTCATCTTCATCCTCAGAACTCTCACCACTATCCTTGAAAATCGCACTTGACATAGCTAACAAGCTCTTGTCCTGTTCTGAATTGTTCATAACTTCCCCAGGATTCTTATTGGAAGCTTTTCTAGCAATCACCCTATAGCGATCCAAATGTGAGCGATTCCCTTTAcccttttttttggggggaatTAAGTCCCCAGAACTTTCTGAGTAAGAGCTTGAGGTAGCAGAAGCTTCAGTCCCTTCCTTTGGTTTTTCCTTTGAATAAGCACTGGCAGATCTACTGATGCCAGAAGAACCAACAACATTGGGCTTTCTGGATTTTTCAGCAGTGGAGTTGACTTTAACATAATGAGAATGTGAGGCTTTCACTGCCTTTGCAGAAACATTTGAAGACTTTTTGTTGGAGGAAGGTAGAAGTTCGCTATGTTCACCCTTTGAGAGTAATCTTTTAAGTGGACTGCTGCCAGTCAATTCCTGAGGCTTTTTACGATTTCCTGGATCCTTATTTGACTTGAGTGAACTTTGTAAATCAGACGGGGCAGCAACAGAAAATACGTCATGCTTTGTGTTTTTTTTAGTTTTCAGGTCCATATCTGATTTTTTTGCATTATTCAACTGATCAACAACCACAATACTAGAAGCATCTTCGTGCCTGTGCTGTCTAGGCAAGAAGTAGTCACTGAAGTTAACCCCATCATTTTTACATGTAGAAGTATCCATATTATTTCTGTCATCTATTTGGCTGTTTGTAATGGGATGACCAGCAATATTAGCTTCAACAGGCATCCTGCAGTTATTATCTTGATAATGGGAAGAATCAAATTCATCCCTGGTAATTCTCTCAGATTCCAACTTCGATCCAGTTAGAGAGCTTATTTCCCCTTGCCTATTTTTTCTCACTGTTTTAGAAGGAGAATCCAGGGTCCTCGTTTTTTTCCCAGTTCGAACATCATGCTCTTTTATTGGAGATCCTTGGAGGTCTTTTGCAGCAAAATTTTTAGACCTTTTATATTTTCTTCTTAAATCCTCATCCATTCTTTCAGTGCTCTCTTGAGATTTGTTGATTTGGGTCACTTGCAACGGTTCGTCCTCATTTTCACTTGCCTCGTCAGCTTTCCCATCAGCATTCACAAGAGAAATATTTACTGTCCTTATCTGAGGGACTTCTGTCATTTCACTTTGGGACAAGTTGCATTCCTCTTTCTTGGCTTCATCACTGGAATGATCACCATCAGAAGTTTTATCGGGTCCGGTCAAAAAAGAGCCACTTACAGAACCAGTAGCATGTTCTATACCTGATTTGGCTAGCTTTCTAGCAACAGATTTTTTCCCTCTCGACTTGAGTCTTTTCCCAGAAGGATTAATAGTTTCCATAACTCCACTGGGACCTGATAACTTAGATGGGATGTCCACTTTGTTGATACTTATTTCTGCTTCATCCTGATTTAATGGTTCACACCTTTCTGACAAAATAGCTTTGATACAGTGTAGCGGTTCTCTTTCCTCAAGAATTTCATCAGTCTTTCCAGAAAGCAAAATTTCCTTTTTCAGGTTATCAGGATCCTCGACTGCAATTGGAGGAAGGCCTCTTACTTTAACAGCACTTGAAGTTTTATTGGGCTCAGTTGAAGAAATGCCACTCATAAAATTATTAGCTTGTTCGATCCCTGATTTTGACTCTTTTCCAATAAcagatttctttcttcttgacTTACTTTTTTTGCCAGAAGGATTCCCAGTTTCCACAACCCTGTTGGCATCTGACAACTTGGAGATTTCCACTTCTTTGACATTCTTTTCTACTTCATCCTGACCTAATGGTTCACACCTTTCTGATGAGATTACTTTGGAACACTGTTGTAGTTCTATTTCCTCGAGGATTTCATCTGTCTTTCCAGAAAAGATAACATCCTTTTTTAAGTTCTCTGGCTCCTTGGCCACAAGTGGGGGAAGGCCTTCTGCACTAACAGCACTAGAAATTTTATTGGGCTCACTGACAAAATCATTAACATGCTCCGCCCTGGATTTGACCTCCTTTCTAGCAACTGATTTCTTTCCTCTTGACTTGCGTTTTTTGCCAGAAGGATTCTTAGTTTCCACAACCTCATTGGCATCTGAAAACTTAAAGGAAATGTCCACTTCTTTGACATTCTTTTCTGTCTCATCCTGACTTAATATTTCAGGCCTTTCTGATGAAATCACTTCGGGACTCCGTTGCAGTTCTCCTTCCTCAACAATTTCATTACCCTTTCCAGGAAATATAACATCCTTTATCAGGTGCTCAGGTTTCTCAAACACCAGTGGAGGAAGGCCTTCTGCAGGAACAGCACTGGAAGCTTTATAGGGCTCATCAGAAGAAATACCACCCACAAACTCAATACCTTGTTTCAACCCTAATTTGGTCTCTGTTCTTGCAACAGATTTATTCCCTTTCGACTTACATTTTTTACCAGGAGGATTCCTAGTTTCCACAACCCCGTTGGCACCTAACTTAGAGATGTCCACTGTCTTGACATTCTCTTCTGTCTCATCCTGGTTGAATGGTTCACACCTTTCTGACAGAACAACTTTAGGGATCTGTTGAAGTTCTCTTTCCTCACGAGTTTCATCAGTCTGACCAGACAACATGACATCCTTTTTCAGGTTCTCAGGTTCCTCAACCACAGGTGGAGGACAGCATTCAGCACTAACAACATCAGAAGTTTTATTGGGCTTGGTTGAAGAAATGCCACTTACAAAACCATTAGCATGTCCCATCCCTGATTTGGTCTCCTTTCGAGTAACATGTTTCTTTGCTCTTGACTTGAGTCTTTTTCCAGAAGGATTCCCAGTTTCCACAACATTGTTGGCATCTGATGACTTAGATGAGAAGTCCACTCCCTTGACATTCTTTTCTGCCTCAACCTGAGTTAATGGTTCACACATTTCTGATGAAATTGCTTTGGGACTCTTAGTCAGTTCTCCTTCCTCTGGATTTTTATCATTCTGACCAGAAATCATAACATCCTTCTTCAGGTTATCAGGCTCCTTAACCACAAGTGGAGGAAGGCCTTTTTCACCAGCAGCATGATGCTTCTTTGAGCTACTCAATCTTTTTGCTCCAGATAAATCCATCACTTCTGAAGCATCAAATTGGCATTCCGTGTTGCCAACACCATCTCCCCTCAAATCACCACCTGCAAAGTGATTGACAGAAACATCAGTAACAGATTGCATGTGTCATCTTTTCTCACATTccttttttaaatcatttgaactgaagaaaaattaactaaaaggAATCAAATTATATTGTACGTCATATTGGTACAAGAACAATGGGCTTACCAAGTGATGCATGGGGCATTTTGTCTCCCACCTCTTGGACCAGATTACATAGCTCTTCCTCAGGAGTAATTGCACAAGGTTGAGAAAGCACCGCACCCTGGACACTTTTCCCAGTAATAATTGCAGCACCAAACTCAGCACATGAATCTTTGTGATTTATTTGCATTTCAATCGCAGAATTCTCTTCCCCAATAACTTTCATGGGAGAAGGAGCAGCATTGACAACCTGATCATGGTGCCTTTTTGTCTTCTTTCTCCTTTTCCCTTTCTCATTGTCTGCACTTGTATTCAGCAAATGGGCATCCTCCTGAAATTCAGTAGAAACACCATCCGTGGCaatatttatgtttttctgctTGTCCTCAAAAGAACTCGTGGGGATTACACTCTCTTGGTTGGGAGTCTCTATTCCAGTTTTACTACTTAAAGCATTTTTCCCTTCCAAAAGACATTCAGCACCACTTTCGTTTTCACTTTTACGCCTTCTCTTTGCAGAAGGGCGAGATGCTGAGGTTACTCCCAATATATTGTTGCACTGCACATCACCAATGCCATTCTTGGAATTTCCATTGTGTCTAACATTTTCTTCACTTAGAACACAATTTTTCTGCACTTCAGAATGTAACATGCTACTGGCATCAGGTCCACCATCAACATGTTTGTTCCCCATCTTGATTGAGATTCCTTTACCTGCATTGCCCAAAGAATTCTCTGGCATCATATCTGGTTGTGATGTGTCTTTACTGGAGGCACAAATTGAAGAATCATTCTCTTCCAAACCATGGTCATGTAcatcatcttcattcttcttcttaaccTTGTGCTTTTTCTTTGAAACATGCCTACTTCTCAACTGTTCGTCCAATGAATTATTGTGGCACAAATCACCAATCCCATCTTTAGAGTAGGCTTCTTCACCTTCAGCAAGTCTTTGTAGGACATTTACATCTTCATTGCATGGGTAGCATTTTTCCTGCAATTCAGCTTTACATCCCTTGGTGTCAGATGATGAAGGCTTCAAGTGATTATCATTATCATGTTCAACTATCATTCCCAAATCCTTCAAAGCTAAGTCAGAATTTCCTGGACCAAACGGGCTGTTATGAGGAACTTTCTGGCTCAGATGCCGCCTGCTCTCAAGCTGCAGcaatgatgaatcattgagaaTAGATAACCTTCTGGAAGGTCCttcagatagaagattatttctATCATCTGAATTCACAACACCAAAACTGGGTATTGCACCTCTAGAGTTAGGGTTGCCAGAATGCCATTCACTAGGATTTGTTGGACTAGAAGCATCAAGACAAAGAAACCAGTTTTTTTTAACCCCAACAAAGGCACTTTTAACAATCATGGAATCTGACAGGTGATAAAAGTATCCTTTGCGTTTTACCTGCAAGGAACAAAAACCTTGTCAAGGAAAAATACGGAATCAACATGTCGAATGGCTATAGAGCTTTTGGTTCAACAAGCATACCTTCAAAGCATGAATGTTTATCTCCGCAATGTTCGGAAAGCACTGAGTGTGTTCAAACATTATCTTCTCTGTATGCAATGAGTTGGAAAAGCATGTATTAAAGGAACAGCATCTAAATGAAGATACAAATATAATTTAGTATGAAAAAACTAAAATTTAGTATTACTTTGTGATTGACATAGAAAAACTGTACATTACACAACCAACCACAGCCTGCAAGCAAAAGAAAAGATGGAAGGGGTATGATGCAGGAACAATGTCcaataaaaaacataatttaaattcaACTCTGAATAAAACTAGTACATTTATGGGCTTACAATGCTTGGAAAATAAGAAAACTACTTCTGGAAACCTAAATATACCAAAATGCTAATTTTCTAAACAAAAATATCCTAAAAAATgccataaatatttaaaaaatgaaaataaaattgattcCCCAAACTGAATTCATGAATCTCCCCCAGCTAAAAAAAAGAACTAAACCTTGAGATAAAGTGGAAATGCACACTAGCTAGCATTACAATTTTCTTCTTCAACCTTGGAATACTCAGGTGCATCCACAATCTAATCATCATTGAAGCCCTCTCCAGCTCAGCTTCATGATCTTAGTACTCTCCACTTCAGTGACACAAGTCTTTGTAGGGCAATAATGATAAGAGCATTCCTTTTTCCCACAATTATAGTAGTCAATCCAAAAGTTCAACACTTCAACCTGCTTTGAATCAAGCAGCTTGCTGGGGGCAAGAAGTGGCTTGTGTGGAAATGCCATTTTCTGACAAGCATCCTTCAAATATTTGCTCCTTTTCTCAATAGTCCAAACAAAGGTAGCAGCTTGATCAACTAAGGTGCTGTTTGGTATGACTACTGGTTTTTGTTCTCTGTTTTTGTTGTGGTTAAGTGAAGGAACAagttacaacaacatttttttttttttgttggtttttttttttaatccgtCATCAGTTTTTgccgattttatggttttcaccAGTCCTTTAATATCCACAATTGaattttgtggattaaattattcattctatataaacttttttaattaaaataaaaataaaatgaccatgtgaatttaaaatataactaaaatatatatatccataaaatttctaaaagtaTGACAATAAATTAGTCACTCTCCCGAGCTAGCCAAATCAAAAGTCTTCCTCTCAATCCACACCAAGAGCTTCACGCCTGCCATGGATGAGGGCAGGAAAGGGAGTTGCTAGGAACAAAAGTCAAAGCTGCACAGGGGAAATGTGACACAAGGGGTTTCTGGCGTCGAAAAAATGGAtaacactagtagattttgatagcTTGGGATCTAATATGTAAGGTCAAAGAGATATTGAAAAAGATgcaatacatagagttaaagtaggttcgtaaaatggagaagtgtctCGTGCGTGTTGTGATCTAAGAGACCcttaagaccaactatgctatgtCAATCACAATGTTTGGGCAACTAAAGCTATGTTGATCACAATGTTTGGGCAACTAAGAAAAAGcacatccaaaaagtaaaagttttcaaaatgagaatgctaaggtggatgagtgatataatgttaaaagataaattaaggaatgaacaaaAAGGAATATGTTAATTCATCACAAATTAGGCATAGCATGCAAGCTTAGTGGTAGTAGAAGGAATATGGGTAAGTTTAAAATAACATGGAATGAAATAGTGCATAAAGATTTAATAGCCCTCAAACTATAGGATGAAATCGCCTAAGATCATGTAAActggtagaaaaggattcatgtagtcgaTCCCATGACTTAATTTTGTTTATTGCTGTAGTAGAATAATAGTATTAAAAATTGGTGCGTAATGACCGTTATGGATGTTACATAACGGTATCAATGGCTTCTAAGACCATTATGGGGCAACGTCTCAAAGTTACGCCAATTCACAACCATAATGGCCGTCATGGTTTGTTACGATACAATAACAGCCATTACAAGCCATCATAATGCCAAACTGGCTGTGAATGATTAGAACGGGTTTTTTTTAGTTCCGTTTTTGCATTTGCCCCTCTTTTTTCCCCTTATTGAAGCTTCTAAACTCAATTTGAAGTTGGTTTATTTAGTCggtgattttttttataaaaaaaaaagagattaatTTTTTGGGTTTATTATCCTTGACATTTACTATGCATTTTTTCAATAACTACCATTAAAAGAAACACAACTTTTTCTCTCATTAAATTACATATGCTCATATTCTAAgttctttcaattttattttattttttgttttcctaCACCTATTTTGAAGactgttaagatttgattaaaacaATGTTTTAGACGGCAAAGGAGTAAGGTGAGGCGCTCTATCCCTTAagaggcaaggcataagcctcaTGGCATTGgagcgtaagccttttgagatcTTATATTTAGattaaaaatatgtaaaaaaattACATagtttaaaaatgaataaaaattaagaaaatcacaaatataataaaaaaaaaatcaaatataatttgcaaactacttgttggccattaaAAAAAATAGCTAAGTTAAATTCATTacgtaaatcatgacaagagatagctataacattacaaagttcaaattatttttcaagatctaagatacaactcagTTGTTTTGGAAAGGTTGGGGTTCAAGAGTTTTTAAGAATCAACTTATgctatgacattccttttataccCGGTCGAGAAATTGTAAGATAATTCAACTCCAACAAAATGTCCAGTATTGTCCacgattaggtagcaaatcacccatatccaacattaacttgctattaggatccatgggtgtttCAAACGGTTTAGAACACAAGAAGCTAGTTTCATCCAATAGAtaaagaacatacttcctctgtgacataACGGTTCCGATACGatatctagatacttctatacccaagaagtatttcaacaatCCCAAATATTTGGTCTGAAACTTAATCTGTAGAAAAAGTTTAAGACtctaaatacctttatcatcatcacctgtaataacaaaatcatccacataaacaacaagaaggatcctatcCAATGAAATATGATGATAAAACACAAAATGATCCACAACACACTATCAAAGACCAAATTtaagtactacaacactgaaacgaccaaaccatgctctgcaaggctgttttaaaccatataaatccttcttgagctgacacactaaacctaactccccctgagcaacaaacccaagtggttgctccatataaacctcctcctcaaggtcaatATGCAAGAAGACATTTTCACATCTAGCTGACGCAGAGGCCAATggcaagtagtagccaaggagatgaacaaacatactaatgtaagtttggcaaccgaAGATAAAGTATCAAAATAATCCATACCACACACCTGAATGTATCTTTTAGCAACAagacgagccacaaaaccatcaaggCTGACTTTCATAGTTTAAAGCTAGTGACAACCAACCAAAGACTTGTCAGAAGGAAGAGGCACCAAGTCCCAAggaccattgtcatgtaaagcgtTCATctcaaccatagcatccctccacctAGAATGGGCTAAGGCTTTCAAAACATATTTAGGAAGGGTGCTAgatgataaagcaataaaaaaacaataataggagggtgataaggagtcataagaaacatagttggaaatagGATGTCGAgtacatgtgcgtttaccttttcaaacaacaataggaggatcaacatcataggGAGTATGATCATCAAACGAGAAAACCAAAGGCGTGGCAGtggaagctagaggggactctcttccttggagttgCCGTCGTGAACACAcctacaaattaggatgatcaagacgaTGAGGACTCAAACTACTTGGACAtagttggttgggcaaggacaacaacATAGAATCTgaaagattaggcaaaggaagagactcattaagCTTAGAAGCACTCGGtgactgggtgtagtaaggtgtgGACACAAAGAAGGTAACATTAGCAAAAAGAAAGAAGCGATGCAACACAGGACTATAACAACAATATCCCTTTTGGGTATATCAGTAGtctagaaagacacattttatagcactaggatccaacttatccatcccaagagttagttgatgaacaaaggggCCACACCCAAACATAtgaggaggaagagaaaataaaggtgagtTAGTAAATGAAACAAAGTacggaattttaccactaagaacaagAAATGGCATTCTATTGAACAAGCAATAATTACAACATGACTCCAAAAAaatttaggtacatgcatttggttgatgaacaataccaaattgagtcatataagtagtgaattgtgcactaaAAAACTCTTTAGAattatcacttcgaagtatttgaactagcaaaccaaattgagtatttatttcataacaaaaggcacaaaatacatgaaataactcagaacaatcttttattaaatataaccaagtcattcttgaataatcatccacaaaggttacaaattaCCGGAAACCCAAGTTGGACACAACCCTACTAGGAcctcaaacatctgaatgaaACAACATAAAAGCGCTTGCCGCCCATTTATTGACTCGGAAAGCGAAAGAAACATGATGGTGCTTTCCTaactaacaagactcacaatcaagactagacacaaaactcagACTAGGAACGAATATAacattgaaaggaaatttgggaatatataaaaccgaaggaagagaaataggaAAAGTGGGATTTATAGTCCCAATTCGCTTGACTATAGTAGCGGATCCACTAGGAAgggtaacacaaggtaaatttgcaggatattgaaaaGTGGAGAAAAGGCTAGGTATACTTGTGATGTGATCAGTGGCAGCGGAGTCTATGACCTAAGGATTTGGACAAGAAGTACTGGATGATAGGCTTACAAAATtcgtttgatacacatactatattacaactttccACCtaatacacaacatagatgtatttaacttgtaatatattagtcataaaacttacattatcatgcttgttaaccatttctaaagtttcacaaaaaattccatgctttactattgattttcattatttttcaaatcaaaattaacatcgaaatcgaaatttcttTCGAAATTTcaatacttttggagcttcgaaatatgagttgaaattgaaatttaagaccttggccCCATCTACCATTGGTGAAAATGTGGTAAGAAAATAGATAAGCTCTACGGAAGCCATTCAATAAAGAGGGGAATTCAATATGAACTTTTGGATAGATGAAGAGAATTGGTAGCAATCTCCAAGTGATGGTACCAGATAAAGGTCTCAAAGGTAGATTGTGAGAAGGGAATAACAACTAGAATGGCATTTGTGAATGAAGTTCCCTTGGGCTTCGATTGATTTCAGGATTTGAGGTACACATAAGGAAGGTGTTGCTGTTGGTAGATTGAAGGATTGTTCTTTTACTCAACTTTTGAAGGAGTTTCAAGTTACTAGGGACAAGGACGAAATAAGGATCCATATCAAGGAGTAGTGTGGTAGGGATGTTGCAGATGAGTGTGTTCTTTTGTTGTAACATGTGGTATTAAGGATGGTTGAACGCCAATGACCTTGACGTATGTTCTAGGGTGTGCAACTTCATTGAGAAATTAAGGAAATGTTGCTTTATAGGAACTTGAATATCAATTCAGGTCTTGTGTAAGTGCTGACTTTGTGTTTAGGAATGCTTTCCACAAGGGCCCTATAAGGAGAATTGGGTCCATGTCTTTTTCGAACACAGCGATAAGTCAGTGTGCATGGAGAGTTTGGTTCGGAGAGCTCAGTTGTTTCCAGGGTTCCTACTTTTTATTTTTGCAGAAGTTTAGCAAAAGATTGATGGGtcatcatggttttaaataacagccATTATGTAGCGTAACAGCTGTTACATAACGGAAAATCAAGCTGCTGATACCGTTTTGGACCGCTATTGCAGTGTGGAGAAAATTCACGGCCATTACGCTTCCGTAATGAGCCGTAATGGGTTTACACTTCCATAACGGGCTGTAATGGGCCATTACACCCCGTTACACACCAGATGCACCTTCCGACAGCCTTTCTACTCGAAAATACCTCATTTCTTCCCAATTTTTCTGCCTTCTGCTGCATTTCTCCCTTTCCCCAAGCTTGTGCAGCTTAGATCTGGTGATCTACAGCTGCAAAAATAGAAGTTTGTACTTGAAATTGCTGTCTGAAGTGAGTGCATGCTTCTCCTTCCTTCTGTCAAACACTTTATCCATTTGGAAGgaaatttttttgttgttttgaAGTGATTTGGGTAGATCTCAGATGGAAATCAAGCTGAAAGCTTGGGATTTGGGTGGATCCAAAGTGGGcttgaagagatggatgaaataCTCCATTTTTTGGCTGCTGCAAGTGCTGCTTCTTTTCTTCATTAGTTTGTGGGTTGTTCAATGTCCACTGCCAGCATGTATAATTTATTTAAACCAACACcctctcctttttcttcttttaagttAAGCAAGTTAAGAAACTGAAAGCTGAAGCTTAATGACAAAgatgaattttatttatttcaaataatTATGTTTTTAAGATAATCAATACAAAATTCTAGTTAGcttagttatatttttattttttaaatatcttatttGTTAAAAGTTGATGCTTAATTGCTAATTTACTATGATTAATATTGCCTATagcttaactaattaatttttgTAATGGACCTAAATTTCATAATGCCTAATGGCCTAAATTGCTATGCTTagttattgttattttgaatattaaaattttaaaattaaatttgctaaaaaatacaaaataatatgTAA
Coding sequences within:
- the LOC131144664 gene encoding uncharacterized protein LOC131144664 isoform X3 — its product is MFEHTQCFPNIAEINIHALKVKRKGYFYHLSDSMIVKSAFVGVKKNWFLCLDASSPTNPSEWHSGNPNSRGAIPSFGVVNSDDRNNLLSEGPSRRLSILNDSSLLQLESRRHLSQKVPHNSPFGPGNSDLALKDLGMIVEHDNDNHLKPSSSDTKGCKAELQEKCYPCNEDVNVLQRLAEGEEAYSKDGIGDLCHNNSLDEQLRSRHVSKKKHKVKKKNEDDVHDHGLEENDSSICASSKDTSQPDMMPENSLGNAGKGISIKMGNKHVDGGPDASSMLHSEVQKNCVLSEENVRHNGNSKNGIGDVQCNNILGVTSASRPSAKRRRKSENESGAECLLEGKNALSSKTGIETPNQESVIPTSSFEDKQKNINIATDGVSTEFQEDAHLLNTSADNEKGKRRKKTKRHHDQVVNAAPSPMKVIGEENSAIEMQINHKDSCAEFGAAIITGKSVQGAVLSQPCAITPEEELCNLVQEVGDKMPHASLGGDLRGDGVGNTECQFDASEVMDLSGAKRLSSSKKHHAAGEKGLPPLVVKEPDNLKKDVMISGQNDKNPEEGELTKSPKAISSEMCEPLTQVEAEKNVKGVDFSSKSSDANNVVETGNPSGKRLKSRAKKHVTRKETKSGMGHANGFVSGISSTKPNKTSDVVSAECCPPPVVEEPENLKKDVMLSGQTDETREERELQQIPKVVLSERCEPFNQDETEENVKTVDISKLGANGVVETRNPPGKKCKSKGNKSVARTETKLGLKQGIEFVGGISSDEPYKASSAVPAEGLPPLVFEKPEHLIKDVIFPGKGNEIVEEGELQRSPEVISSERPEILSQDETEKNVKEVDISFKFSDANEVVETKNPSGKKRKSRGKKSVARKEVKSRAEHVNDFVSEPNKISSAVSAEGLPPLVAKEPENLKKDVIFSGKTDEILEEIELQQCSKVISSERCEPLGQDEVEKNVKEVEISKLSDANRVVETGNPSGKKSKSRRKKSVIGKESKSGIEQANNFMSGISSTEPNKTSSAVKVRGLPPIAVEDPDNLKKEILLSGKTDEILEEREPLHCIKAILSERCEPLNQDEAEISINKVDIPSKLSGPSGVMETINPSGKRLKSRGKKSVARKLAKSGIEHATGSVSGSFLTGPDKTSDGDHSSDEAKKEECNLSQSEMTEVPQIRTVNISLVNADGKADEASENEDEPLQVTQINKSQESTERMDEDLRRKYKRSKNFAAKDLQGSPIKEHDVRTGKKTRTLDSPSKTVRKNRQGEISSLTGSKLESERITRDEFDSSHYQDNNCRMPVEANIAGHPITNSQIDDRNNMDTSTCKNDGVNFSDYFLPRQHRHEDASSIVVVDQLNNAKKSDMDLKTKKNTKHDVFSVAAPSDLQSSLKSNKDPGNRKKPQELTGSSPLKRLLSKGEHSELLPSSNKKSSNVSAKAVKASHSHYVKVNSTAEKSRKPNVVGSSGISRSASAYSKEKPKEGTEASATSSSYSESSGDLIPPKKKGKGNRSHLDRYRVIARKASNKNPGEVMNNSEQDKSLLAMSSAIFKDSGESSEDEDEVENSDTSTRTPSDYSSSSGYSMGASKVNLDFSQNGSDGRKRKDEGEKPMMKSIPSGSKDITMNMILRSSSRYKKAKLTASQSQLEDTESQPVDFVPDSQTNLVYSSVSEKQGRRILLSHLHLSVFCAQSCPFQYVS
- the LOC131144664 gene encoding uncharacterized protein LOC131144664 isoform X2 is translated as MADSDGSAVFNTVFIDTSLDTHLATMVSDSETVADLKKKIMFEHTQCFPNIAEINIHALKVKRKGYFYHLSDSMIVKSAFVGVKKNWFLCLDASSPTNPSEWHSGNPNSRGAIPSFGVVNSDDRNNLLSEGPSRRLSILNDSSLLQLESRRHLSQKVPHNSPFGPGNSDLALKDLGMIVEHDNDNHLKPSSSDTKGCKAELQEKCYPCNEDVNVLQRLAEGEEAYSKDGIGDLCHNNSLDEQLRSRHVSKKKHKVKKKNEDDVHDHGLEENDSSICASSKDTSQPDMMPENSLGNAGKGISIKMGNKHVDGGPDASSMLHSEVQKNCVLSEENVRHNGNSKNGIGDVQCNNILGVTSASRPSAKRRRKSENESGAECLLEGKNALSSKTGIETPNQESVIPTSSFEDKQKNINIATDGVSTEFQEDAHLLNTSADNEKGKRRKKTKRHHDQVVNAAPSPMKVIGEENSAIEMQINHKDSCAEFGAAIITGKSVQGAVLSQPCAITPEEELCNLVQEVGDKMPHASLGGDLRGDGVGNTECQFDASEVMDLSGAKRLSSSKKHHAAGEKGLPPLVVKEPDNLKKDVMISGQNDKNPEEGELTKSPKAISSEMCEPLTQVEAEKNVKGVDFSSKSSDANNVVETGNPSGKRLKSRAKKHVTRKETKSGMGHANGFVSGISSTKPNKTSDVVSAECCPPPVVEEPENLKKDVMLSGQTDETREERELQQIPKVVLSERCEPFNQDETEENVKTVDISKLGANGVVETRNPPGKKCKSKGNKSVARTETKLGLKQGIEFVGGISSDEPYKASSAVPAEGLPPLVFEKPEHLIKDVIFPGKGNEIVEEGELQRSPEVISSERPEILSQDETEKNVKEVDISFKFSDANEVVETKNPSGKKRKSRGKKSVARKEVKSRAEHVNDFVSEPNKISSAVSAEGLPPLVAKEPENLKKDVIFSGKTDEILEEIELQQCSKVISSERCEPLGQDEVEKNVKEVEISKLSDANRVVETGNPSGKKSKSRRKKSVIGKESKSGIEQANNFMSGISSTEPNKTSSAVKVRGLPPIAVEDPDNLKKEILLSGKTDEILEEREPLHCIKAILSERCEPLNQDEAEISINKVDIPSKLSGPSGVMETINPSGKRLKSRGKKSVARKLAKSGIEHATGSVSGSFLTGPDKTSDGDHSSDEAKKEECNLSQSEMTEVPQIRTVNISLVNADGKADEASENEDEPLQVTQINKSQESTERMDEDLRRKYKRSKNFAAKDLQGSPIKEHDVRTGKKTRTLDSPSKTVRKNRQGEISSLTGSKLESERITRDEFDSSHYQDNNCRMPVEANIAGHPITNSQIDDRNNMDTSTCKNDGVNFSDYFLPRQHRHEDASSIVVVDQLNNAKKSDMDLKTKKNTKHDVFSVAAPSDLQSSLKSNKDPGNRKKPQELTGSSPLKRLLSKGEHSELLPSSNKKSSNVSAKAVKASHSHYVKVNSTAEKSRKPNVVGSSGISRSASAYSKEKPKEGTEASATSSSYSESSGDLIPPKKKGKGNRSHLDRYRVIARKASNKNPGEVMNNSEQDKSLLAMSSAIFKDSGESSEDEDEVENSDTSTRTPSDYSSSSGYSMGASKVNLDFSQNGSDGRKRKDEGEKPMMKSIPSGSKDITMNMILRSSSRYKKAKLTASQSQLEDTESQPVDFVPDSQTNLAVHFNMFHDDDANQWQLPHPS